A genomic stretch from Lathyrus oleraceus cultivar Zhongwan6 chromosome 2, CAAS_Psat_ZW6_1.0, whole genome shotgun sequence includes:
- the LOC127119199 gene encoding ASC1-like protein, with protein MPMYLFQLTLVDWQQQSYPTIPDFFLLPFFALFFPSLRFLLDRFIFQKVAIRLIFGKGREVLDFQTDDRRKKISKFKESAWKCVYFLSAEIFALSVTYDEPWFTDTKYFWTGPGNQIWPDQKIKLKLKGLYMYGAGFYSYSILALIFWETRRSDFGISMTHHVASLALIVLSYIFRFVRVGSVVLALHDATDVFLEIGKMSKYSGVETMASFAFVLFVLSFTILRVIYFPFWVLRSTSYEVVNTLKLKEHWVDGSIYYYVFNTLLICLLILNIYWWVLMLRMLAAQIRARGKVSEDIRSDSEDENEHEE; from the exons ATGCCAATGTATTTGTTTCAACTCACTTTGGTTGACTGGCAACAACAATCTTACCCTACCATTCCTGATTTCTTCCTTCTTCCTTTCTTCGCTCTCTTCTTCCCTTCCCTTCGATTCCTTCTCGACAGGTTCATTTTCCAG AAAGTGGCCATACGATTGATTTTTGGAAAGGGACGTGAGGTGCTTGACTTTCAGACAGATGATAGGAGAAAGAAAATTAGCAAGTTTAAGGAATCAGCGTGGAAATGCGTTTATTTTCTGTCGGCGGAAATTTTTGCTTTGTCTGTAACATATGATGAACCTTGGTTTACTGATACAAAATATTTTTGGACCGGGCCAGGGAATCAGATATGGCCAGATCAAAAGATTAA ATTGAAATTGAAGGGATTGTATATGTATGGTGCTGGATTTTATTCATACTCCATACTTGCTTTAATATTCTGGGAAACAAGACGCTCTGACTTTGGGATTTCCATGACACATCATGTTGCTTCTCTCGCTCTCATTGTCCTATCCTATATTTTTAG GTTTGTTCGAGTTGGATCTGTTGTTTTAGCCCTTCATGATGCTACTGATGTGTTTCTGGAGATAGGGAAAATGTCCAAATACAGCGGCGTTGAAACAATGGCTAGCTTTGCTTTTGttctttttgttttgtctttcACCATACTACGAGTCATTTACTTCCCATTCTGGGTTCTTCGAAGTACAAG CTATGAAGTTGTTAACACCTTGAAATTGAAAGAGCATTGGGTGGATGGTTCAATATATTATTATGTATTCAATACTCTTCTAATCTGCTTGCTTATTCTTAACATCTATTGGTGGGTGCTGATGCTTCGGATGCTTGCTGCTCAAATTCGAGCAAGAGGAAAAGTCAGTGAAGATATTCGATCTG ATTCTGAAGATGAAAATGAACATGAAGAATGA